The following is a genomic window from Bordetella petrii.
GGGCGGGCCCTGGTGATCGCCTCGGGCGTGCGCGCGCGCGGCCTGCCCGACTATCCCGCCGATGCCGCCTGGCCCGGCGTATTCGTGGGGCCGGGTTCGTCCATCATGGCGCACAATTACACAGGCTTGTCGGTGGCCGTGCTGGGCGGTGGCGACAACGCGTTTGAGAACTTCGTTTATGTGCGCAACCGGGGCGCGCGCAGCGTGCATCTGTATGCGCGCAGCGTGCGCGCCCAGCAGCAGTGGGTGTCGCGCGCCGGCCGCGAAGGCGTCCATGTCGGCCCCTATCGGGTCGACCCTGCTGCGCGCACCGTCGACGGGCAGGCCTACGACCTGATCCTGGTGTTCTATGGCTGGGAGCCGCAGGCCGCGTTTGCCGACGGCCTGGGCCTGCGGCGCGACCAGCGGGGGTACATCTGCACCGACACCGCCACCGCCGAGGCCAGCGTGCCCGATGTCTACGCCATCGGCGAGGTGGCGCACCGCATGCATCCCTGCGTGGTGACTTCGCTGGCCGACGGCGTGGTGGCCGCCAAGGCGATCCAGCGCCGCTGGGAACGCGGCGCCGGCTAAGCCGACCGGGTTCGTGTCCGGCGCGGTCCGCTACTTCACCGACAGTATGCAATCCAGCGCCGCCGGCGGCGCCAGCCGCACGGTGAAGGCGCGCAGCTCGTCGCGCCGGAACACGTGCACCGTGACACGGTCGCCGGGGCGGTATTGCGCCAGCAGCAGATCCAGGCCGGCCGGCGCGTCCACGCGCAGGCCATCAATGGCCACCAGCACGTCGCCCGCCGACAGGCCGCCCTTGTGGCCCGCGCCGCCTTCCAGCACTGTGGCCAGCCCCAGCGCTTCACCCTGCTTGCGCGTGCGCACGTCGAGCGACGGAATGTTGACCGTGGGTTTCCATTGCAGGCCCACGCCATGCGGCGCCAGCAGTTCCGCCAGCGGTACGTCGGCCGTGCCATAGGCATGGCGCGCCACGAAGCGCCGCACATCCACCCCGGTGGCTTCACGGACCAGCGCGGGCAGCGCGTCTTCGGGCAGGCCCTGCGCCTTGCCGCGATAGAAATCGCGGCCATAGCGCTGCCAGAGCAGCCGCATGACATCGTCGAGCGAGCGCGCGCCCCGGGATTCGCGCCGGATAGTCAGGTCCAGCCCCAGCGCCACCAGCGCGCCCTTGGTGTAATAGCTGACCAGCGCATTGGGCGAGTTTTCGTCTTGCTTGTAGTAGCGGGTCCAGGCGTCGAACGAGCTTTCTGCCACCGATTGCTTGCGGCGGCCCGGCGTGCGGGCCACGCTGGTAATGGTCTTGCCCAGCAGGCGCAGGTAGTCGGTCAGGCCGATGGCGCCCGAGCGCAGCAGCATCAGGTCGTCGTAGTAGGACGTGAAGCCTTCGAACACCCACAACAGCCGCGTCAGGTCGGGCTTCTGCAGGTTGTAAGGCGCGAAGGCCGCCGGCTTGATGCGCTTGACGTTCCAGGTATGGAAATACTCATGGCTGACCAGCCCCAGAAAGCCACGATACCCTTCGCCCTGGCCCTGCTGGCCCAGCACCGGCAGGTCTTTGCGCGAGGCCATCAGCGCGGTGCTGGCGCGATGCTCCAGGCCGCCATGCCCGTCGCCCACCACCATGGTCATGAACACATAGCGGTCGCTGCTGTCCAGGAAAGGCGCGCGCTTGCTGCGCGGCTCGAAGAATGCGATCTGAGTCTCGCAGATGCGCCGCGCGTCGGCCGCGATGCGGTCCAGGTCCAGGCGCGGCGCCACGCCAGTGAAAACCAGTTCGTGCTCGGCGCCGTGCGCGCTGAAGCGGGCCACTTGCGGGGTGCCCATTTCCACGGGGTGGTCGATCAGGGCATCGTAGTCGGGGGCCAGGTACAGGCCGAAGCCGTGCCGGCGCGCCGCGCCGGCGTGGCCGCGCGCCTCGGGCAGGCTGGTGTACACCTTCCAGCCGGCAATGCCGCGCGGCGGCGCCAGGTCCAGCAGGCAGGGGGCGTCCTCGCGGCCTTCCACCCGCAGAAACACACTGGTGCCATTGAAAAAACCATGGGATTCGTCCAGGTGCGCGCCGCGCACGGACAGGTCCCAGGCATAGACGGTGTAGTCCACCTGCAGCGGGCCCGCGCAGGGCGCGGCCTGCCAGGTATGGTTGTCGAGCTTGGTTATGGCGACCGGGCGGCCGGCCGCCCGGGCCTGCAAGGTCTCGACCTGGCGCGAGAAATCGCGGATCAGGTAGCTGCCGGGAATCCAGGCCGGCAAGGCCAGCCGCTGGCCGGCCGGGTCCGGGTGCGGCACGGTCAGGGTGATGCGATAGCGATGGCCGGCGGGGTCGCTGGGCTCTAGGCGGTAAATTACGGGGGTGTCCATTGCGCTATCTTACTTACCTGCATTCATTTTTTCAGGAGACATCCCCATGAGCGAATCGTTTGTGCTGGTCGAAACCCGTGGCCGCGTCGGGTTGCTGACGCTGAATCGTCCCAAGGCGCTCAATGCGCTCAACGACCAGCTCATGAATGAGCTGGGGGCCGCGCTGCTGGCCTTCGAGGCCGACGACGGCATCGGGGCGGTGGTCATCACGGGCAGCGAAAAGGCATTCGCCGCCGGCGCAGACATCGGCGCCATGAAAGACTGGTCGTACATGGATGTCTATGGCAGCGAGTACATCACTCGCAACTGGGAAACCCTCAAGCGGATCCGCAAGCCCGTCATCGCGGCCGTGTCGGGCTACGCCCTGGGCGGCGGCTGCGAACTCGCGATGATGTGTGACATCATCATCGCCGCCGACACCGCCAAGTTCGGCCAACCCGAAATCAAGCTGGGCGTCATCCCCGGCGCTGGCGGCACGCAGCGCCTGCCGCGCGCGGTAGGCAAGGCCAAGGCCATGGACCTGGCCCTGACCGCACGCATGATGGGCGCCGAAGAGGCCGAACGCGCCGGCCTGGTGTCGCGCGTGGTGCCGGCCGACAAGTTGATGGACGAAGCCATCGAGGCCGCCACCGTCATTGCCTCGATGTCGCTGCCTTCGGTCATGATGGCCAAGGAATGCGTCAACCGCGCTTTCGAGTCGTCGCTCAACGAAGGGCTGCTGTTCGAACGCCGCGTGTTCCATTCGCTGTTCGCCACCGAAGACCAGAAAGAAGGCATGGCCGCCTTCGTGGAAAAGCGGCCGCCGGTCTTCCGCCACAAATAAGCCTCGCTGCGCGGGCCTAGCGGGAGCAGTGGGCGCACAGGGAAACCAGCCGGCGTGCGCATGGCTGGTTTCGGGTTGTAACCTTTGAATCTCACCTTGTTGCAGGTTCCGCGCCTATCCTGAAACAGCGTCATGCCAAGAAGGCCATCCCGCTTCGGGCGGGGTGGCTGGCTCGTTTGCCAACAACGAACAAGGAGCCCCCATGCATAGCCGTCTGTTTCCCCCTTCCCGCCGCTGGCCTCGCGCCGTGCTGGCCGGCGCGCTCAGCGCGGGTTTTGCCTGCGCCTCCCTCGCCCAGCCGCAGCCCTCGATGCGGTTGGTGTCCGAAACCCCCACCGCCGCTTCCAGCCCGGCCATGACGGCCGAAGAATTGCGGGATATTGCGGTCGATGCCTACCTCTACGCCTATCCGCTGGTGCTGATGGAGGCGACGCGCCGGGCCGCGACCCAGGTGCAGACGCCGCTGGCGGGCAAGGCGCCCATGAACCAGTTCGGCCACCGCACGGTCTATCCGGACCCGGGCGCTACCGATATCGCCTGGCCCAGCACCGACATGCTGTATTCCAGCCTCTGGTTCGACGTTTCGCGCCAGCCGCTCATCGTGCGCGTGCCGGCGTCGGGCGGCCGCTACTATGCGCTGTCGCTGCTGGACATGTGGACCGACGAATTCGCCTCGCGCGGCACCCGCACCACCGGCAATGGCGAGCAGACCTTTGCCATCGTCGGCCCGCACTGGCAGGGCACCGCCCCGGTCGGCGTGGACATCGTGCGCAGCCCCACCGGTTCGGGGTGGCTGATCGCCCGCATCCAGACCGGCGGGCCCAACGAATACGGCGCGGTCAACCAGTTCCAGGCGGGCATGACCGCCTCGCCGATGGCGGCGCCGCCGGTGCCTCTGGTCACCCCACCGCGACGCGGCGCGGCCAAGCCCGCTACCTGGCCGCAAAGCCCGGCCAGCCCGGGCTATGTGCCGGTCGGCGCGGCCCCCATGATGCCGCCGCCCGTGCCGTCGGTCACCTGGGATACCCAGGGTTCGCCCGGCCAGCAGGTGGCCGGCATGGACCCGGCCACGTTCTTCACCGTGTTTTCCGATCTGCTGGCCGCCAATCCGCCGCACGCCAACGACAACGCGATTTTGACGCGCATGCGGCGCATCGGCCTGGCGGGTCCGCAGCCGTTTTCGTACAGCCGCCTCGACCCGGCCGTGCAGCAGGCGCTGGCCGAGGCCCGCCCGGTGGCTGGCCGCCGCATCGCCGATGCGGTTGCCCGGCTGGGCAAGCCCATGAACGGCTGGAATACCGTGCTGCACGGCATTGGCACGTACGGCACCGACTACACCCGCCGCGCCGCCATTGCATATGCCGGCCTGGGGGCCAACACGCCGCAGGACGCGCTGTACCCCGTAACCACCATCGACGACGACGGCGAACCGTTGCGTAGCGATGAAGAATACGTGCTGCACATCGACAAGGGGCAATTGCCGCCGGTCAATGCGTCGTGGTCCCTGATCCTGTACAACGACAACCAGGGGCTGGCTCCCAACCCCATCGGCCGCTATGCCGTGCGCAGCACCGATCCCCTGCGTTACAACGCCGATGGCTCGCTCGACATCTACATCCAGCGCGGCGATCCCGGCCCCAACAAGTCCGCCAACTGGCTGCCCGCGCCCCACCAGGGCAATTTCATGCTCAACATGCGGCTCTACTGGCCCAAAGATCTCGCCCTCGACGGCCACTGGGCCCCGCCGCCGGTCCGGGAAAACTAACCGGCTCGGCCGATTTTCCCGTCAGGTTGCAGAACCGGCGCCGGACTCATCCGCCGCCGGTTTCTTCATTTGCCCGACCAAAACGAATCACGCTATACTCTACGGGTTTGACGCTTGCGGGATAAAAACACGCGGTAAGCCTGCCGCGCCTGTCTTTGACGCAAGAGCGGGGAAGCCTGATGCAAAGCCTGGTGGAACAGAATCCGGTGCTTACCGATGCCGATCGCGCGGCACTCGATGCCCAGGCTTGCCGGGGGCTCTTGTGGGTATTGGCGGCGCAGGGCGCCATGGGGCTCGCGGCGGCAACGATTGCAGGGATCATTGCGGGTGCGGCGGCAGGGTTGTCGGCGTTGGCTGGGGCGGGGGCGTATTTCATACCCAATGCATTGTTTGCATTGCGCCTGCTTGTCAACGTGCTCAAGTCGGGCCGAACCAGCCCCGTTACTTTTTTCCTCGGCGAGATGGTCAAGCTGCTCATGACGGCACTGCTGTTGTGGCTGCTGTCGCGTGTGGCGCAAAACTGGCTGGTATGGCCGGCCGTGCTGCTCGGGCTGATCTTCACGCTGAAGGGCTATCTCCTGCTGTTGATGTTCCGCAAGTTGTCATAGCTGCTTAAAAATCATGCAAACGGCCGGTCCGCAAGGTTCGGCCTCACAGCAAACAGGGTAGGGTTCAAATGGCTGCTGCCAGCGACGTATCGCCTCAGTCCGCGTACATTCAGCACCACCTGGTGCACTTGAACAATATTGGCGAAAAGCAGTCCGTTATCGCCCAGTTCAATGTCATCAACTATGACTCGGTGTTCTGGTCCGCTCTCACCGGCCTGGTCGTGGTGTTGTTTCTCTGGCTGGCCGCGCGCCGCGCCTCGGCCGGCGTGCCGGGCCGTTTCCAGGCCTTCGTCGAAATGATCGTCGACATGGTCGACGAACAGGCCAAGGGCATCGTCACCAACGCCAAGAGCCGCCTGTTCGTGGCGCCCCTGGCCCTGACCGTGTTCCTCTGGATCATCCTGATGAACGCGCTCGACCTGATCCCCGTCGACCTGATGCCCACCGTCTGGCGCTGGACCGGCCTGGGCGCGCACCATGGCGACCCGCTCTACTACCACCGCATTCTGCCCACCGCCGACCTGAACGTGCCGATGGGCATGTCGCTGGGCGTGCTGCTGCTGATGTTCTACTACGGCATCAAGATCAAGCACCCGGGCGGCTTCGTCAAAGAACTCTTCACCGCGCCCTTCCACGCCCATGGTATCGCCGCGCTGTTCCTGGCTCCCGCGAACCTGCTGCTCAACCTGATCGAATACGCGGCCAAGTCGGTGTCGCTGGGCATGCGGTTGTTCGGCAACATGTTCGCCGGCGAACTCGTGTTCATGCTCATCGCCCTGCTGGGCGGCGCCTGGACCGGCCTGAACGCCGCCAGCGTCGGGCTGGGCATCGGCCATGTGCTGGCCGGTTCGGTGTGGGCCATCTTCCACATCCTGATCGTGCTGTTGCAGGCCTTCATCTTCATGATGCTGACGCTGGTGTACATCGGCCAGGCTCACGAAGGGCACTGACCCCAATTCCTGGCGCGGGCAAGCCGCCCGCGTCCGGCGCAAGGTTTTCTTGCATTCCTAGCAGTTCCGTTTTCTTACAATTTGACTTCAGATTTCTAACCAAGGAGTTGTCATGACCAACGTCGCTTTCGTTGCCCTCGCTTGCGGTCTTATCATCGGTCTGGGCGCTATCGGCGCTTGCATCGGCATCGCACTGATGGGCGGCAAATACCTGGAAGCTTCGGCTCGTCAGCCTGAACTGATGAATGCGCTGCAAACCAAGATGTTCCTGCTGGCTGGCCTGATCGACGCGGCATTCCTGATCGGCGTGGGTATCGCCATGCTGTTCGCCTTCGCCAACCCGTTCGTGGGCTGAGCCCGGCGAATCATGGCAACGCCCGCCTATGCAATGGCGGGCTTGACGCCGGCGGCAGCGGAAGCCTTTCGCTGCATGTCGGCCAAGTATCGAGTGCTCCGCGGCGCCTTTGACGCGCCCGGGGCCGCAAGGTGTTAAAGGAACGACCGTGAATCTGAACGCGACGATCTTTTTCCAGATGCTCGTGTTCTTCGTTCTGGGCTGGTTCACGATGAAATTCGTGTGGCCGCCCCTGACGAAGGCGATGGACGAGCGCCGCCAAAAAATCGCCGACGGCCTGGCCGCCGCCGAGAAGGGCAAGGCCGACCTGGCCCAAGCCCAAGCGCGCGTCAGTCTGATCGAGGCTTCTGCCAAATCCGAGAACCACGCCCGCATCATCGAGGCCGAAAAGCAGGCCGCCTCGCTGATCGAGCAGGCTCGCCGCGAAGCCGAGGCCGAACGCGCCCGCATCGTCGCCCAGGCGGCACAGGATGCCGCGCAGGAAGTCCAGCGTGCCCGCGATGCGCTGCGCGACGACGTCGCCGCGTTGGCGGTCAAGGGCGCTGAACAGATCCTCAAGCGCGAGGTCGACGCCCGCGCCCACGCCGAGCTGCTCAACCAGCTCAAGGCGCAGCTTTAATCCGGGAACGCCATGGCTGAACTTTCCACTGTTGCCCGGCCCTATGCCGAGGCGCTCTTCAGCGCGGCACGCGACGACAAGGCCGGCTTGCCGGCCTGGGCCGACCTGATCGGCGAGCTGGCTCAGGTGGCCGGCAACCCCGACGTGCGCGAAGCGATGACCGACCCGCGCCTGGGCGACGCCCAGCGCATCGAGCTGTTTACCGGCCTGGTCAAGACCCAGCTGCCCCAGGCCGTTCGCAATTTCATCGAGCTGCTGGTGGCCAACGACCGCCTGCTGCTGCTGCCCGTCATCGCCAAGCAATTCGTCGCACTGAAGAACCGCCACGAAGGCACGGCGCAGGCGGAAATCACCAGCGCGTTCGAACTCAGCGACGCCCAGGTCAAAGAACTGATCGAGGCGCTCGAAACCAAGTTCGGCCTCAAGCTCAAGCCCAGCGTCACTGTCGACAAGTCGCTCATCGGCGGCGTGCGCGTGGCGGTCGGCGACCAGGTGCTCGATACTTCCGTACAAGCCCAATTGGCCCGCTTGCGGGATACGCTGGCCGCCTGACGCGCGCACGGCCAGACAAACAGGATTCCAGGAGTCAACATGCAACTCAATCCCTCCGAGATCAGCGAACTGCTCAAGAGCCGCATCGAGGGCCTGGGCGCTTCGGCTGATATTCGCACCCAGGGCACCGTCGTGTCCGTTACCGACGGCATTACCCGCATCCACGGTCTGTCCGACGTGATGCAGGGCGAAATGCTCGAATTCCCCAACAACGTCTTCGGCGTGGCGCTGAACCTCGAGCGCGACTCCGTCGGCGCCGTGATTCTGGGCGACTACACCGGCGTGTCGGAAGGCGACCAGGTCAAGACCACCGGCCGCATCCTCGAAGTGCCGGTCGGCCCCGAGCTGAAGGGCCGCGTGGTCAACACGCTGGGCGTGCCCATCGACGGCAAGGGCCCCATCGACACCAAAGAAACCGACATCATCGAAAAAGTGGCGCCTGGCGTGATCGCCCGCCGCTCGGTGTCGCAGCCGCTGCAAACCGGCATCAAGGCCATCGACTCCATGGTCCCCATCGGCCGTGGCCAGCGCGAGCTGATCATCGGCGACCGCCAGACCGGCAAGACCGCCGTGGCCGTCGACACCATCATCAGCCAGAAGGGCAAGGGCGTCACCTGCGTGTACGTCGCCATCGGCCAGAAGGCGTCGACCATCAACAACGTGGTGCGCAAGCTCGAAGAGCACGGCGCCATGGAATACACCATCGTCGTGGCCGCCTCGGCCTCCGACTCGGCCGCCATGCAATACCTGGCCGCCTACGCCGGCTGCACCATGGGCGAATACTTCCGCGACCGCGGCGAAGACGCCCTGATCATTTACGACGACCTCACCAAGCAAGCCTGGGCCTATCGCCAGGTGTCGCTGCTGCTGCGCCGTCCGCCGGGCCGCGAAGCCTACCCGGGCGACGTCTTCTACCTGCACTCGCGCCTGCTCGAACGCGCCGCGCGCGTCAACGAAGAATACGTCGAGAAGTTCACCAACGGCGCCGTCAAGGGCAAGACCGGCTCGCTGACCGCGCTGCCGATCATCGAAACCCAGGCGGGCGACGTGTCGGCCTTCGTGCCGACCAACGTGATCTCCATCACCGACGGCCAGATCTTCCTGGAAACCGACCTGTTCAACGCAGGTGTGCGTCCCGCCATCAACGCCGGTATTTCGGTGTCGCGCGTGGGTGGCGCCGCCCAGACCAAGGTCATCAAGAAGCTGTCGGGCGGTATCCGTACCGACCTGGCGCAGTACCGTGAACTGGCCGCCTTCGCGCAATTCGCCTCCGACCTCGACGACGCCACCCGTCGCCAGCTCGAGCGCGGCAAGCGCGTGGTCGAACTGCTCAAGCAGCCGCAATACCAGCCGCTGCAGGTGTGGGAACTAGCCGTCACGCTGTACACGGTCAACAACGGCTACCTGGACGACGTGGACGTGGCGCAGGTTCTGGCCTTCGAAAAATCGCTGAAAGACCAGCTCAAGGCAAAGCATGCCGCCCTGATCCAGCGCATCGAAGACACCAAGGAACTGTCCAAGGACGACGAAGCCGAATTGGCTGCCGCCATCCAGGATTTCAAGAAGCACGGTGCTTTTTAAGGCAATGTCTGGCGTAGCGGCGGGCCTCGCGCCCGCCCTACGGTAGGGCGGGGCAAGCCCCGGCCGCATCCCGCCAAGCCGTTACAACAGGAAAGCGCAATGCCCGGAATCAAGGAAATCCGAACCAAGATCAAGAGCGTGCAAAACACGCGCAAGATCACCAAGGCGATGGAAATGGTCGCTGCATCCAAAATGCGCAAGGCGCAGGACCGGATGCGCGCGGGTCGTCCGTACGCCACCAAGGTACGCGAAATTGCCGCGCACCTGATGCAGGCCAACCCCGAATACAGCCATCCGTACCTGGTCGAACGCGAGATCAAGGCGGTGGGCGTGGTGCTGGTTACCACCGACAAGGGTCTGTGCGGCGGCCTGAACACCAACATCAGCCGCGTCACGCTGGCCAAGCTGAAAGAATTCGATCAGCGCGGCATCCGCGTGCAGGCGACGGCGTTCGGCAACAAGGGCCTGGGCCTGCTGACCCGCATCGGCGCGAACCTGGTCTCGCACGAAGTGCAGCTGGGCGACAAGCCCGACCTCGACCGCCTGCTGGGCGCCATCAAGGTCCAGCTCGACGCCTATCTCAGCGGCGAAATCGACGCGTTGTACGTGGCGGCCACCCGCTTCGTCAACACCATGAAGCAAGAGCCGGTGTTCCTGCGCCTGCTGCCGCTTGCCAGCGGTTTGGACGATCCCTTCCAGACGGGCGCCGAGACCCTGGCCGATGGCGCCGAGGTCAAGTCGAACTACAGCTGGGACTACATCTACGAGCCTGACGCCAAGAGCGTGATCGACGACCTGTTGCAGCGTTATGTCGAAGGTCTGCTGTACCAGGCCGTGGCCGAGAACATGGCCTCTGAGCAGTCGGCCCGGATGGTCGCCATGAAGGCGGCATCGGATAACGCCAAGAAGGTCATCGGCGACCTGCAGCTGGTCTACAACAAGACCCGCCAGGCGGCGATCACCAAGGAAATTTCGGAAATCGTAGGGGGCGCGGCCGCCGTTTGAGCTGCCTGCATCCCGTCAAAAAGCTATCAAGCAAGGAATCGACATGAGCAACGGAACCATCGTTCAGTGCATCGGCGCCGTGGTGGATATTCAGTTCCCCCGCGATCAAATGCCCAAGATCTACGAAGCGCTTACCCTGGCCGACGACACCTCGCAGTTCGCCGAAAAGGGCCTGACGCTGGAAGTGCAGCAGCAGCTGGGCGACGGCGTGGTGCGCACCATCGCGCTGGGCTCCAGCGACGGCCTGCGCCGCGGCATGAAAGTCGTCGGCACCGGCGCGCCGATCTCGGTGCCCGTGGGCCACGGCACGCTGGGCCGCATCATGGACGTGCTGGGTCGTCCCATCGACGAAGCCGGCCCCATCGAGTCCGATGAAAAGCGCGCCATCCACCAGACCGCTCCCCGTTTCGACGAGCTGTCGCCGTCGGTGGAACTGCTGGAAACCGGCATCAAGGTTATCGACTTGGTCTGCCCGTTCGCCAAGGGCGGCAAGGTGGGTCTGTTCGGCGGCGCCGGCGTGGGCAAGACCGTCAACATGATGGAACTCATCAACAACATCGCCAAGCAGCACAGCGGCCTGTCGGTGTTCGCCGGCGTGGGCGAGCGTACCCGTGAAGGCAACGACTTCTACCACGAAATGGAAGAGTCGAAGGTGCTGGACAAGGTCGCCATGGTGTTCGGCCAGATGAACGAACCCCCGGGCAACCGCCTGCGCGTGGCCCTGACCGGCCTGACCATGGCCGAGAAGTTCCGCGACGAAGGCCGCGACATCCTGTTCTTCGTCGACAACATCTACCGCTACACCCTGGCCGGTACCGAAGTGTCGGCGCTGTTGGGCCGCATGCCGTCGGCCGTGGGCTACCAGCCGACGCTGGCCGAAGAAATGGGCGTGCTGCAAGAGCGCATCACCTCCACCAAGACCGGCTCCATCACGTCGATCCAGGCCGTGTACGTGCCCGCCGACGACTTGACCGACCCGTCGCCCGCCACCACCTTCCAGCATCTGGACTCCACCGTGGTGCTGTCGCGTGACATCGCCGCGCTGGGTATCTACCCGGCCGTGGACCCGCTGGATTCCTCCAGCCGCCAGCTCGACCCGCAAGTTGTGGGCGAAGAGCACTACGCGGTGGCCCGTGGCGTGCAGCAAACGCTGCAGCGCTACAAAGAACTGCGCGACATCATCGCCATTCTGGG
Proteins encoded in this region:
- a CDS encoding NAD(P)/FAD-dependent oxidoreductase — encoded protein: MQQYDAVIVGGGPAGASCAIWLARLGLAPLLVEAGPRLGGLATDNPFADDWIAVLPGVTGQQVAANIAASVQAAGVPARLGTAVRQARRVSGGFDVELDAGGVAATVRGRALVIASGVRARGLPDYPADAAWPGVFVGPGSSIMAHNYTGLSVAVLGGGDNAFENFVYVRNRGARSVHLYARSVRAQQQWVSRAGREGVHVGPYRVDPAARTVDGQAYDLILVFYGWEPQAAFADGLGLRRDQRGYICTDTATAEASVPDVYAIGEVAHRMHPCVVTSLADGVVAAKAIQRRWERGAG
- a CDS encoding M61 family metallopeptidase, which encodes MDTPVIYRLEPSDPAGHRYRITLTVPHPDPAGQRLALPAWIPGSYLIRDFSRQVETLQARAAGRPVAITKLDNHTWQAAPCAGPLQVDYTVYAWDLSVRGAHLDESHGFFNGTSVFLRVEGREDAPCLLDLAPPRGIAGWKVYTSLPEARGHAGAARRHGFGLYLAPDYDALIDHPVEMGTPQVARFSAHGAEHELVFTGVAPRLDLDRIAADARRICETQIAFFEPRSKRAPFLDSSDRYVFMTMVVGDGHGGLEHRASTALMASRKDLPVLGQQGQGEGYRGFLGLVSHEYFHTWNVKRIKPAAFAPYNLQKPDLTRLLWVFEGFTSYYDDLMLLRSGAIGLTDYLRLLGKTITSVARTPGRRKQSVAESSFDAWTRYYKQDENSPNALVSYYTKGALVALGLDLTIRRESRGARSLDDVMRLLWQRYGRDFYRGKAQGLPEDALPALVREATGVDVRRFVARHAYGTADVPLAELLAPHGVGLQWKPTVNIPSLDVRTRKQGEALGLATVLEGGAGHKGGLSAGDVLVAIDGLRVDAPAGLDLLLAQYRPGDRVTVHVFRRDELRAFTVRLAPPAALDCILSVK
- a CDS encoding enoyl-CoA hydratase, yielding MSESFVLVETRGRVGLLTLNRPKALNALNDQLMNELGAALLAFEADDGIGAVVITGSEKAFAAGADIGAMKDWSYMDVYGSEYITRNWETLKRIRKPVIAAVSGYALGGGCELAMMCDIIIAADTAKFGQPEIKLGVIPGAGGTQRLPRAVGKAKAMDLALTARMMGAEEAERAGLVSRVVPADKLMDEAIEAATVIASMSLPSVMMAKECVNRAFESSLNEGLLFERRVFHSLFATEDQKEGMAAFVEKRPPVFRHK
- a CDS encoding DUF1254 domain-containing protein — translated: MHSRLFPPSRRWPRAVLAGALSAGFACASLAQPQPSMRLVSETPTAASSPAMTAEELRDIAVDAYLYAYPLVLMEATRRAATQVQTPLAGKAPMNQFGHRTVYPDPGATDIAWPSTDMLYSSLWFDVSRQPLIVRVPASGGRYYALSLLDMWTDEFASRGTRTTGNGEQTFAIVGPHWQGTAPVGVDIVRSPTGSGWLIARIQTGGPNEYGAVNQFQAGMTASPMAAPPVPLVTPPRRGAAKPATWPQSPASPGYVPVGAAPMMPPPVPSVTWDTQGSPGQQVAGMDPATFFTVFSDLLAANPPHANDNAILTRMRRIGLAGPQPFSYSRLDPAVQQALAEARPVAGRRIADAVARLGKPMNGWNTVLHGIGTYGTDYTRRAAIAYAGLGANTPQDALYPVTTIDDDGEPLRSDEEYVLHIDKGQLPPVNASWSLILYNDNQGLAPNPIGRYAVRSTDPLRYNADGSLDIYIQRGDPGPNKSANWLPAPHQGNFMLNMRLYWPKDLALDGHWAPPPVREN
- a CDS encoding ATP synthase subunit I; protein product: MQSLVEQNPVLTDADRAALDAQACRGLLWVLAAQGAMGLAAATIAGIIAGAAAGLSALAGAGAYFIPNALFALRLLVNVLKSGRTSPVTFFLGEMVKLLMTALLLWLLSRVAQNWLVWPAVLLGLIFTLKGYLLLLMFRKLS
- the atpB gene encoding F0F1 ATP synthase subunit A; this translates as MAAASDVSPQSAYIQHHLVHLNNIGEKQSVIAQFNVINYDSVFWSALTGLVVVLFLWLAARRASAGVPGRFQAFVEMIVDMVDEQAKGIVTNAKSRLFVAPLALTVFLWIILMNALDLIPVDLMPTVWRWTGLGAHHGDPLYYHRILPTADLNVPMGMSLGVLLLMFYYGIKIKHPGGFVKELFTAPFHAHGIAALFLAPANLLLNLIEYAAKSVSLGMRLFGNMFAGELVFMLIALLGGAWTGLNAASVGLGIGHVLAGSVWAIFHILIVLLQAFIFMMLTLVYIGQAHEGH
- the atpE gene encoding F0F1 ATP synthase subunit C; amino-acid sequence: MTNVAFVALACGLIIGLGAIGACIGIALMGGKYLEASARQPELMNALQTKMFLLAGLIDAAFLIGVGIAMLFAFANPFVG
- a CDS encoding F0F1 ATP synthase subunit B gives rise to the protein MNLNATIFFQMLVFFVLGWFTMKFVWPPLTKAMDERRQKIADGLAAAEKGKADLAQAQARVSLIEASAKSENHARIIEAEKQAASLIEQARREAEAERARIVAQAAQDAAQEVQRARDALRDDVAALAVKGAEQILKREVDARAHAELLNQLKAQL
- a CDS encoding F0F1 ATP synthase subunit delta codes for the protein MAELSTVARPYAEALFSAARDDKAGLPAWADLIGELAQVAGNPDVREAMTDPRLGDAQRIELFTGLVKTQLPQAVRNFIELLVANDRLLLLPVIAKQFVALKNRHEGTAQAEITSAFELSDAQVKELIEALETKFGLKLKPSVTVDKSLIGGVRVAVGDQVLDTSVQAQLARLRDTLAA
- the atpA gene encoding F0F1 ATP synthase subunit alpha produces the protein MQLNPSEISELLKSRIEGLGASADIRTQGTVVSVTDGITRIHGLSDVMQGEMLEFPNNVFGVALNLERDSVGAVILGDYTGVSEGDQVKTTGRILEVPVGPELKGRVVNTLGVPIDGKGPIDTKETDIIEKVAPGVIARRSVSQPLQTGIKAIDSMVPIGRGQRELIIGDRQTGKTAVAVDTIISQKGKGVTCVYVAIGQKASTINNVVRKLEEHGAMEYTIVVAASASDSAAMQYLAAYAGCTMGEYFRDRGEDALIIYDDLTKQAWAYRQVSLLLRRPPGREAYPGDVFYLHSRLLERAARVNEEYVEKFTNGAVKGKTGSLTALPIIETQAGDVSAFVPTNVISITDGQIFLETDLFNAGVRPAINAGISVSRVGGAAQTKVIKKLSGGIRTDLAQYRELAAFAQFASDLDDATRRQLERGKRVVELLKQPQYQPLQVWELAVTLYTVNNGYLDDVDVAQVLAFEKSLKDQLKAKHAALIQRIEDTKELSKDDEAELAAAIQDFKKHGAF
- the atpG gene encoding F0F1 ATP synthase subunit gamma — encoded protein: MPGIKEIRTKIKSVQNTRKITKAMEMVAASKMRKAQDRMRAGRPYATKVREIAAHLMQANPEYSHPYLVEREIKAVGVVLVTTDKGLCGGLNTNISRVTLAKLKEFDQRGIRVQATAFGNKGLGLLTRIGANLVSHEVQLGDKPDLDRLLGAIKVQLDAYLSGEIDALYVAATRFVNTMKQEPVFLRLLPLASGLDDPFQTGAETLADGAEVKSNYSWDYIYEPDAKSVIDDLLQRYVEGLLYQAVAENMASEQSARMVAMKAASDNAKKVIGDLQLVYNKTRQAAITKEISEIVGGAAAV